The genome window CTACCAAGATGGTGCTCCAGATATTAACCAACAAATGTAGGTCATGAATTCGTAACGTTGGTTAATACATTCGGAAAAGTCACCGACGTGCAACAGATTCAGTCAGTTGCAGTGGTAGCGAGGCGAAAATCCACATGTAGTCGAGTGGATGGTATCAGACTAGTAACCATATTCGTGATGGCACTCGAACAGACCAAAGAACGGACTCTCGCTATGGATCGTTCCCTCCGTGCTGCAGCGGGGGCAGATCATTCGGCCAGCGAGTCGAGTTTCTGGACGATCTTCGCGTAGACATCAGGAGCGCAGTACCAGTCCTCGTCGATCATTGCATCAATTACGGTTCGGGCATCGTCGACACTGAGTGTTCCCTCGCTAGCGAGTTTCAGCACGAGATATGCCGTCCCCCGGGTTGTGATTCCCTCAGCCGCTGCGACGTCACGGCCGTACGTCTCATCCATCACGGCCACGCCATCGTGGGTGTCGGCGCAGGCGAGAACAGCGATATCGGCGTCGCTGAGGTTGCTGTTATCCTGGAGACGGGACAGCAGCGGGGTAGTCTCCACTGACACGATATCAAACCTGTCGGCATCGACGCTGCGCTCGATGTGACGGGCGTCCGGATATCCCTGGTCGAGACCGGTTTCGACGACCTCCTCGTAGATGCGTTCAGGAATAATACACGTCGTTTCCAAGTGCTCGACAAGTATGAGTCGGTCGACCTTCGCGAGGTAGATGAGCGGCGTGGTGTCGAAGACCCACATTCACAACGCCTCAAGATCTGCGTCGAGATGGTCGTCCGCCACCCAGGTGATATCACGTTCTTTGGCAAGCTGGACGAAATCCCAGACCGACATCCCGGCCAGCTCAGCCGCCTTGCTGAATGTGATGGATCCGGCCGCAAGCTGATCGAGTGCCTGTTCGCGACGCCACTCTTCGAGCCCCTCGGAGAGGAGTTTCCGAACGGCCGTGCTCCGGTCGAGCTTTTCCTCCTCGAGATATGCCTCGAGTTCGGCTTCCAGCTCGTCGGGAACGCGTGTCGAGATCGTCCCCATACTGTTTACTTCGTATGCAAAGTGTACAAACGCTTCGGTGCTTCCTAGGAAGGCTCCTGTGGGGTGAAGCCCGTCCACGGCCACTGAAGGAAATCCCGCCCTCCTTCTTCGACGCCCATCAACTCACAGTAGGGGACTATCTCGAATGCTTCGTCACAACAGTCCACCCATCAGGTAGTGACGAGTGGATTGTCCCTTATCCAGCGCAGACAGCCCCGCCCACAGGCAGTAATCCGGAATTCGATCCAAACGAAATTCGGGCTACTGTTACGCAATGTGAAATTAAACTGGAGTGATCAGTGACTCATAGTCGGCAGCACGTCCCGCCAGGGATGTATCTGAGCGCAAGAAGGAACCACCCCATCCACGGTAGCAAACATCCCAAATGGCTATATTCCAACACCCCCAACACTAGGTTATGTCGAGCGGTACCATCGATATCGACGAGTTCGAGAACGCTGACGCCGACGAATTCGAGGAGCGGAATGATACCGAGCGAATCGTGCTGTTCCTCGACAAGAATGACGACCGGGCGTGGAAGGCGGCAACGATCGCCGAACAACTCGGGCTGGATACAGACGCCGTCAGTGCGATTCTCTCGCGATTGAAGGAACGCGGTCTCGTGCGGCACAAGCGCCCGTACTGGGCGATCACGGACGACAAGGAACGGCTTCAATCTGCCTACCAGCTCCACCGACACTACGAGACGGCAGACGAACAATACGGTGAGGCACCTCTCGAAGACCTCCAGACCGACGAGATGGAGGACGTACAGTGACTGCGTTCGAGGACTTGCCGAGCACTACCTGACCTCTCTCGTCGACGATCGCACCAAGGATGTGGCCAGCCAGTTGATCGACTACATCTCGTCCTGAGAACCTCCCCTCACGGGCAGCCAGTATTCAAATACTCGTAGTACGATGGTACTACAATGAAATACGCGAGTGTCAGCGTCAAGTTCCCAGTTGAGCTCGACACCGAGATCGAGCGGTTCCTCGATGAAACGGGGATCTACACCAACAAGAGCGAATTCATCAAAGAGGCCTGCCGCGCCCATCTCCGCGAGCTTAATGACGATACAGCGATCGCCGCACTCCGGCTGGAGCAGCTGCTCGCTGAAGCTGAACAGAGCCACGAGTCTGCCAGTGAGATCGCCGCCGAGCTTACAGCACTCGGCGAGAAAGTCGATGCAGACGACCTCGAACGAGCCGTCGAAGAGGCACGAGAGGAGACGTCCGAACAGGTGTACGGGTCCGACGTGTGAAACGTCGACAGTGGATGACATCCTCCGCGCCGTGAACGGCGCGGTTTCCTGAGCGTTAGGAGATTATGGTTCGCAGGCCACCTGCTCTTGTGGGCGTACTCTGCCCGTGGATTTGTCGAACAGGCGAACCGCTGGCTGTGCCATCCAGCCGTTATCCCTATCTCCCCCATCACAGGCGAGATTCGGGAGTACCTTCTGTCGGATGTTTTCGGCTCCGTTCACGTCAGCATTAGCGACCAGCCCACACTCCTCACAGACGTACAGCCCGCGTTCGACACGCTGGCTGCCATCGGTGGTCCCGCAGGAACCACAGGACTTGGACGTACCGCGTTCATCCACGCGCTCAACAGAAATACCGTGTTCAGCGGCTTTGTATGCCAGCATCTTCGTGAACCTGTCGAACGCCCACCCATGTAGATCGAGGTTGCCGTGGTCACCCCAGTCGGTGTCCTCGCGAATACCATTCAGATCCCCCACAGCAATCGTCCCAACGTTTCGGGCGGCGCACTCGACTACTATGTCCTTCGAGACAGCGTGGAAGAAGTGTGTCCGGCGAGTCTCTCGCTTGCGGTCCAGCCGTTGTGCTTTGCGGGAGGAATTATCGTTGCACTTCGCTCGCTCTTTCTGGAAGTAGTAATCGTCCTCTTTGAGTGCGCCACCGGGATACAGCAAAGCGTCGTCGCCAACCGCAACGGCGGCGAAGTTACAAATACCAAGGTCGATACCTGCCACTCGGTCGCCGGGTGCGTCCGAGTCATCAATCTCAACGTTGCAGACGATGTGCAACTCCCATTCGGTGCCGGTCCAGACTGCCCGGACTTGCTGGACGTTCTGGACGGTCACATCCGGGTCAACAGCGTACTCACAGAGAATAAAGTCTCGACGCCCATCTTTCAGATTCCGCCCTTTTGAGAGGCGAATCCGGTTGTGTTTGGGATCGTGGTTGAATCCATCCTCTTTGAACGTGACCGTCGAGCGTGGATGGTCGTCGCCATGTTTGCGGTAGCCGGGTGGGTTCACGTTCTCGTCGCCATTCTCACGGAGTGCATACCACGACTCGAACGCTTCAGCCAATTCTTCGAGAATTGCCTGACTGGATTGTGCGTTCAAATCCGCGTAGCGTTCGTGATTCTTGAGGTACGCTTTGAGAACACCGTGATCTGGTATTGTGCCAGTTTCGGCCCAGATACGGTCACACGTCCACCGGGCGATATTCCAGAGCTTCGAGGCAGCGAATCCGAGCGAATCGAGGTCGTCACGCACCTGTTGATGGTTGCGGATGGAAGCAACGTAGGTGCGAGTGCCCTGATTCGCCATACATAGCCTGTTGTATGCCAGACTGGTAAGTTGTGGGTTATCGGAGTGAAAGTGAACGTAGAATATCCGGCCCGGCTGTTACCTCGTGGTGTCGTATTAGAGCGTACGCGATTCACTCCCGCCCTGCTCAGTCCTCGGTTCC of Halolamina sp. CBA1230 contains these proteins:
- a CDS encoding DUF3368 domain-containing protein codes for the protein MWVFDTTPLIYLAKVDRLILVEHLETTCIIPERIYEEVVETGLDQGYPDARHIERSVDADRFDIVSVETTPLLSRLQDNSNLSDADIAVLACADTHDGVAVMDETYGRDVAAAEGITTRGTAYLVLKLASEGTLSVDDARTVIDAMIDEDWYCAPDVYAKIVQKLDSLAE
- a CDS encoding UPF0175 family protein, coding for MGTISTRVPDELEAELEAYLEEEKLDRSTAVRKLLSEGLEEWRREQALDQLAAGSITFSKAAELAGMSVWDFVQLAKERDITWVADDHLDADLEAL
- a CDS encoding helix-turn-helix domain-containing protein codes for the protein MSSGTIDIDEFENADADEFEERNDTERIVLFLDKNDDRAWKAATIAEQLGLDTDAVSAILSRLKERGLVRHKRPYWAITDDKERLQSAYQLHRHYETADEQYGEAPLEDLQTDEMEDVQ
- a CDS encoding RNA-guided endonuclease TnpB family protein, with the protein product MANQGTRTYVASIRNHQQVRDDLDSLGFAASKLWNIARWTCDRIWAETGTIPDHGVLKAYLKNHERYADLNAQSSQAILEELAEAFESWYALRENGDENVNPPGYRKHGDDHPRSTVTFKEDGFNHDPKHNRIRLSKGRNLKDGRRDFILCEYAVDPDVTVQNVQQVRAVWTGTEWELHIVCNVEIDDSDAPGDRVAGIDLGICNFAAVAVGDDALLYPGGALKEDDYYFQKERAKCNDNSSRKAQRLDRKRETRRTHFFHAVSKDIVVECAARNVGTIAVGDLNGIREDTDWGDHGNLDLHGWAFDRFTKMLAYKAAEHGISVERVDERGTSKSCGSCGTTDGSQRVERGLYVCEECGLVANADVNGAENIRQKVLPNLACDGGDRDNGWMAQPAVRLFDKSTGRVRPQEQVACEP